A stretch of the Chanos chanos chromosome 1, fChaCha1.1, whole genome shotgun sequence genome encodes the following:
- the pomt2 gene encoding protein O-mannosyl-transferase 2, with protein sequence MEDRTCEAQSIQRQTVPGVRNRKACLETELKEDYLQSKPVKNTAENRNEKHSSHFNGASHKHPKRGAHHFSNHEKQIPIYPLTLVVLLSLATRFYKIMEPPHICWDETHFGKMGSYYINRTFFFDVHPPLGKMLIGLAGYLTGYDGTFPFIKPGDKYEHHNYWGMRGFCAALGSCLPPFSFLVVLELSHSTAAALITASLLIFDTGCITLSQYILLDPILMFFIMSAVLSMVKFNSQAHRPFSWYWWLWLALTGVSLSGALGVKFVGLFVILLVGLNTAWDLWRLLGDLHLCLVDFGKHLIARIFGLIALPLFMYTTIFAVHFVILNRSGPGDGFFSSAFQSRLIGNNLHNASMPEYLAYGSTITVKNLRIAGGYLHSHWHLYPEGVGAHQQQVTAYLHKDYNNLWLVKRQDSADEPSGTPDLVRHGDIIRLEHKETTRNLHSHLHEAPLTKKHLQVTGYGINGTGDPNDLWRIEVSGGRKGDLVKVLRSKVRLLHRSTGCVLYSSGKTLPKWGWEQVEVSCSPYLKETPNSQWNIEDHINPRLPNISLSVLKPSFLEILMESHIVMIRGNSGLKPKDNEVNSKPWHWPINYQGLRFSGVNETEYRVYLLGNPVIWWLNLACLGVFVVMVTITSVAVQRGVKLEGKRKACCHILRQGGGTLFLGWLLHYLPFYTMGRILYYHHYFPAMLFNSMLTGITLDTLLQNMDLLFSPAVAQGLLRGGQALLLFAFFYSFYLFHPLSYGMRGPLAHDPLSSMAGLRWMDSWEF encoded by the exons ATGGAAGATAGGACATGTGAAGCACAAAGCATCCAAAGGCAAACAGTCCCAGGTGTACGAAATCGAAAAGCATGCTTGGAAACGGAGTTAAAGGAAGATTATCTTCAAAGCAAACCCGTGAAAAATACCGCAGAAAACCGAAACGAAAAACATAGCTCGCATTTTAATGGAGCTTCACACAAGCACCCCAAACGAGGAGCCCACCACTTTTCCAATCATGAAAAACAGATACCAATTTATCCTCTTACTCTGGTGGTCCTGCTCTCCTTGGCTACACGCTTTTACAAGATCATGGAACCACCGCATATATG ttgggATGAGACTCACTTTGGGAAAATGGGAAGCTATTACATCAATCGCACTTTCTTTTTTGATGTCCATCCACCTCTTGGCAAG ATGCTGATTGGCTTAGCTGGATACCTGACAGGATATGATGGGACTTTCCCATTTATCAAACCAGGGGATAAATATGAGCACCACAATTACTGGGGCATGAGAGGG TTTTGTGCTGCTCTTGGCTCCTGTTTGCCTCCCTTCTCTTTCCTGGTGGTGCTGGAGCTGTCTCACTCAACTGCAGCCGCACTCATAACTGCCTCCCTGCTCATCTTTG ACACTGGCTGCATCACCCTGTCTCAGTACATCCTACTTGATCCCATCCTAATGTTCTTCATTATGAGTGCTGTGCTGAGCATGGTCAAATTCAACAGCCAGGCACACAG GCCTTTCAGTTGGTACTGGTGGCTCTGGTTGGCTCTAACTGGTGTCAGCCTCTCTGGAGCTCTGGGGGTTAAATTTGTGGGGCTGTTTGTGATCCTTTTGGTGGGACTGAACACTGCTTGGGATCTCTGGAGACTGCTGGGTGACCTGCATCTCTGTCTG GTGGATTTTGGGAAACACCTGATAGCTCGAATATTTGGGCTAATCGCGCTACCTTTGTTCATGTACACTACAATATTTGCTGTGCATTTTGTCATCCTTAACAGAAG CGGTCCAGGGGACGGCTTTTTCAGTTCTGCCTTCCAGTCCCGTTTGATTGGAAACAACCTACACAATGCCTCTATGCCAGAAT ATCTGGCCTATGGCTCCACTATAACAGTGAAGAATTTGCGTATAGCTGGAGGTTACCTCCACTCACACTGGCACCTTTACCCAGAGGGGGTAGGAGCTCACCAGCAACAG GTTACAGCATATTTACATAAAGACTACAACAATCTGTGGTTAGTCAAGAGACAGGACAGTGCTGACG AGCCCTCAGGAACACCAGACCTCGTCCGTCACGGTGACATCATTCGACTGGAGCACAAAGA GACAACTCGCAATCTTCACAGCCACCTTCACGAAGCACCACTGACCAAAAAGCACCTCCAGGTCACAGGTTATGGCATT AATGGCACTGGTGACCCGAATGACCTTTGGCGGATTGAGGTGAGCGGGGGACGAAAGGGTGACCTGGTGAAGGTGTTACGCAGTAAGGTTCGCCTCCTGCATCGCTCTACCGGGTGTGTGCTCTATTCGTCTGGAAAAACCCTCCCAAAATG gggTTGGGAACAAGTAGAAGTGTCATGTAGTCCATATTTGAAGGAAACTCCTAACTCCCAATGGAACATTGAAGATCACATCAACCCCAGAC TGCCCAACATCAGTCTTTCAGTGCTGAAACCTTCCTTCCTGGAGATTCTGATGGAATCTCATATAGTTATGATTAGG GGCAACAGTGGTTTGAAGCCCAAAGACAATGAAGTTAATTCAAAACCTTGGCACTGGCCCATCAACTATCAG GGCTTAAGGTTTTCTGGCGTGAATGAGACAGAGTACCGCGTGTACCTGCTGGGAAATCCT GTTATCTGGTGGCTTAACCTGGcttgtttgggtgtgtttgttgtcatggtaacaatTACCTCAGTGGCCGTGCAGAGAGGAGTCAAGCTAGAGGGCAAGAGAAAAG CCTGCTGTCACATACTCAGGCAGGGAGGTGGGACGTTATTCCTGGGTTGGTTGCTACACTACCTGCCATTCTACACCATGGGCCGGATCCTGTACTACCATCACTACTTTCCCGCTATGCTTTTCAATAGCATGTTAACAG GCATCACACTGGACACGTTACTGCAGAATATGGACTTACTGTTTAGCCCAGCTGTGGCCCAGGGTCTCTTAAGGGGAGGACAGGCCCTACtcctgtttgctttcttttacAG TTTTTACTTGTTCCACCCTCTCTCCTATGGCATGAGAGGACCCCTGGCCCATGACCCTCTCAGCTCCATGGCTGGACTCAGGTGGATGGACTCCTGGGAATTTTAG